The genomic region TGTTCTCCTTGAATGCTTTGACCAGACTTGTGTAGTACTCATCGAATATTTCGTCGAAATGATTCTCACGAACTGCCGTGTAAGTAGACAGGGATAAGAAGGTGGCAACGTCTAACATTGGCGAGGAAATTCGCACTGTTTGCATATCGAACATCAGCGAATCTATTGGCTGTTCAGTGCCCTGAGAGaatattgatataaaaattaGATTCCTGTTCCGACCACTTCATATACTCACATTCACTTCGGCATATTTGAAGGCTATATTGTTGCGTAAATAATCGCCATGACAAAGCGTTGCTAGTGGTTCTACCGGCGCGACCATTTTGCGACCAAACAAGAGGTACTCACTAATCATTTTGCAGTAGCGATTTATGAAAGACTCCTCTATGTGTGGCAGATACTTGCGTGCGGAAATCCCAAGGCGTTCCACGCTAAATTTGACTATCATTACCCATTCACCATGTATCTCCGTAACATCGAACCGTGGTTCCCGCAGCAACTCTGTTAGGCGCTTGAACTCAGCGGGGTTTTTATGCTTCAATGCGAAACCCGTGCCGTGAAAAGTACCCAGATTTTTCACTAAAAAGAAAGTCAGATTTTAGTAGATGTATACTATGAAGTTTCTTTCAAAAAGGAGCCGATTTATTCTCTTACATGCTACAAGCGCATGCTCCAATGAGAGATTGACTTTCTGCTTGGCCATACGGAAATTGTCGGCGGTAAAATCTTTCAGTACCATTACGGCTGAACAGTTTTGCAGGTCTCCATAGTAGAAGCGGGGCACATTAAATCTATGTCCGGTAAATTTTTCTAACGCGGGCAGAATACTGTTGTAAGCTACGATCTCGTTGCTAAATAGCGCACGAAATTGTACGGCATCGAATATATCTTGCGGTATATTTGGGGTTTTCTGTAATTGGAATTTTCAATCGAAACGGAacggaaaatgaaataaaaatattaaaattttattataagggCTAGAACAAATGAGAACTAAAGTTTATAGCGAATATACCTGTTAATATCTTTAGAATAAGTTCTCTAACGAGTCATCAGAGGTCTTACATGCTGTCTAACCTAGCGAAAGCATGGATTGTTAGTTAGCAAATAAAGTTCTCTCTTCCACATTTGGAGCATAGATACTGTGTACTCGGTAGAAGTTGAtctacaatcatttcaaaagcaattaaaagCTCAGCTAGTTGCTGATATGTGGCTACGTGTTCCGTTCTACCCCAAATTTCCGTGGTATTTAAAGCAtcatacaaaaaacaaacagtGAATAAGCCCATACATACAATTTATAGCGCAGATTAGTTTATCCTAGCAGTAAACTGACGAAACAGTTgtgattatatacatacatactatatagtatatatttatgacaCGCGGCATTTTAAAACTTGTATAAGTATGTTTATGCGAAATATATGTGTacgtatttaattattatataatcaatattaatttcttcgccttcaaagtaatcccgaacagatgtaatacacttattcCAACGATTTTCCACatttcgaaacacttttcataaatacCTTTTGGGATAGGACTTTAagctaattttgttttatctcatCGATAGACTGAAAACCGGTTCCACGGAggggcaatttcagtttgggaaataagaaaaaatcatacGGAGCCAGATCTGGTGAACACGGTGGTTGATCGGTGATATTCACTGAGTTttcggtactctttttgaaaatattaagctTTATCGGGTTGAGTCGATCAAGAACGGGTTTCATACAAATCAACCAAAATATccagcaaaatcattcgaacggacttgcgagagatgtcgagctttcTTGCTAGCTctttaacacttgcctgaagTTTTTAAACACTATACACGGTCCACCTTTGACGGTGGAAAAGTcgtttcactttttaatattttcatcagttaaagaggtttaaggtcgtccagaacgatgttttcaacgatctttcaatcattttttgaagctttgtaccactcgtaggcttgtgctTTTGACAAAACTGAATCATTAtaagctttttccaacattcgcaacaatTTGAGAccaattctttgttcgatatttttatccattataaaaatcacaatgcactactgaggtgtaccgacttatgcagctgctgtaaacaaactggttttGCATAGTAATTAAGCACAGCCTACTAacttagtaaaatatatttttttgaaatatcatttactcgaggaatttaattacaattttcgggATACTcttcaaagtaaaaaataaaaaaattaaaatcaaaatataactattatattaagagaaattgaaaagtaattattaaattttatattttgttcatttcCGCATAACTGTTACGGCCCCTGATATTAGAATGAGTTCTTGTGTTAAGTAGTCATAAGCACGATAGTAGCGAGTATAATTTTTATCATCTGATATTCGTATGATTAGATTGTTCGTGCACATGCACTTGTTCAGCAATCTAAATTGGTAGCATATTTACTGTATAGATATACTTAAATGTGCTGGGCCTTCGGATTAAAAAAGTCAGTTTTAATGTCTGTAcaggaaaattaattattctatcTAGATTTATATGCATTCgctcaatattttttggtttgctTAAGGCATTCCATTTATTTCGGACATACCTAATGCACATGTTTATAAAATCTTTGTCGGAAAATGCACTGAAGTGTCTTCAAGAGCAATCAATGCTATCATCAATTCACTCTTCACTCATAAAACACTTCAGGCTCATAAGACACTTCAGAATGACGCTAcagctttatatacatacatatgtatatacatatatgcacatgaaAGCATTATTTAACAGCTTTGAATATATGGCTGCACCTGTAATATGCAATAGTAATACAACACATTTTGTGTAAATGCGCGTTACATGCCAAATGGATTTCAAAacgaatttacaattttttttgcgatttttgtgCGAAGCAATTTcctgcatttattttttgttgcagcACTGAACTCACCTTTACAACGATCGTCGTTGTTTTGTCAGGTTTGTCGCCTTGCTGCAGTTTGACTATAGCCCGATAACAGGTGGTCAACATGAAAGCTTCTTCGGCCCCGATAAATTTTAACTGCACATCGATTAGTTTTACATTGTCCGTGGCGCCGTCAATTGAATTGTCTGTccgaaaatttgtattttctaaaAGCTTTGGAAATAGCGTGCACTTAAGCCAATCAATTTCCACTTTGATTTTTTCTTCGAGTGCCGCCACCATTTTTGCCTAGAATTTCACAATGCACGATTCACCGCTAAAACGTTTCACACGTTCGTACTTAATATCACGCTAGAACTGAACTGCCAGCTACTAGTGtgagatatatattttaaatatttcattcaaaattgaGATACGAGTACTCTATGCCTCACATTCTGTTATTGCTTGACTAAATGAATGAGAGCGAACTGAAATAAATGTTTTCTACAATAATTATCTGGGAGATCCATTGTTGCATGTGCGAGTACTTCGTAAATACTGATTAAATATACGACACTTGGCTCACTATGTAAGTAAGTTAGCTTGAAATAGTGTTGCGCGTTTTATAAATAGGAGAGTTCGGGGATGACAAGCAAAAATAAACGATTAATTACATTGTTGAAGACACTTGTTGAGCTagttaaattcttattttttcaacaaacaaGAATTGAAGTCTTATCTCAGTACTACTTCTGCTATCATAAATGATATATATGCGTAATAAATGACAGATTATGCTCTTAAATGATAGAATTACACCTATCTGCTATATTTGACAAAGTAGTGTCGTTTAAATGATTTGTAAAACATAaacgtttttattaaaatattatttaacttatATGAGGAATGGTGGCCGTCAAGGGCTGCTGAAAGCTTTCAATAGATCGAGCCCACAATCCAGTATtctcaaacatttttatttatttaatttataactaagattattaaaataaataataaattataattattgaattaattataaataaaaaataaaaatcatttagcaaaaaattgtacttcttcctctgctttatTGACATAGAAAGCGCTTATGCGGTTGTAgcagagtttacaacagcgcaccaatcgttcttccttttcgctatttggcgccaattggatccttcttcacctggtcttttcaacggagtaaAGGTCTttcccttcctctgcttcccctggcgggtaatgcgtcgaatactttcagagctggagtgttgtcgtcttatagagtttggtttttgttcgtcgagagaggacttgaCTTCTCAATTGTTTACGGAgtacgaagtagcacctgtttgcaagagttattctgcgttggacattgttgttggtgttaatacgggttccaagataggcgaaattatccACGACGAGCAAAATGGCGAATCGACTTATATAATACACCTAAAAATATAACACACTTAAAGAAGTCCCATTCGATTCTTTTAACGCCTAAATTAAACAATGCCAAAATAAACCGCTCttcaattattcaaaaatacttatgtatgtatgtatgtttgctttAATCGTTTGACTGTACTTTATACTTATAAATGCATATGAAGCAATTGGGTGCATAAGTATATCCCTCACAATATCTGATAGATATTGTATATCTCACAAAGTGGCAATACGAGTACTTTGATGTATTAAGACCACTTATTAGTAAAGATAGTCGTATAAACAAGTGCTTGTTTACAGTGAAGTGTGAAATTGATTAACTTCTTgaagtttttgttgcttttggatCAGAGTGCTATTCATCTACATACATCACTTcggaaaaatttatatattcttataaaatgtatatattgtacaatgggttgtcaaaaacgtcttgcgttatttttattgatttttttttttattgaaattgaaatgaatttttgatgactcatgcccagctcttgaccgatgctacggctgctactatgtctctttcgaccaattcagcgattttatcgcaagtttcgacgacaggccttccggagcgtggcgcatcttcgaccacctctacaccagaacgaaaacgttgaaaccatcgttgtgcggtggaaatggaaactgtatcgggttcataaagtgcacaaattttattggcggcttgagatgcatttttgcctttatcgtagtactACTGTAAattatgccgtattttctctttattttgctccgtgtctgcgacgctataactcacgaacgacttagaagaaacgacaatcaatcaaacacgtgttagcgcgtgaaatgagctttccaaaaaggtatagcatgacccgatgcgacgaataaaactagatctacgcgctttcagcgccaactagcgaaaatatctacctattatatatgtatatatacaccctgtcaagaaagtatcgggaattctcCATTTCCCGCTTATAGGGAAGATATAATATCGACCTTAGTAGATTTTgacgaattttataaaaattttaacgtatttgtgataaattttggccaaacactcaacaaatatcattgagcaaacaccgtattcacctgatttagctccatgtgacttctggctattcttGTAAATCAAAGAACCGCTCCGGGGAAAAcgttttgagttaattgaagacatcaaagcAAATTCGATACGAGAGCTGAGgtgactgacataaacagctgctttaagcacactggttgacagatttaatttttggcgtcttccatataagcgggagatttaAATGAAGAGTTCTCGATACTTTCTGGACAGGGTGTATATACGAACAAATCTGACTTGGActgagaaagaaaaaaacaaaattttacggtttttaatacaaatctttattttaatccTTTTAAGTCAATACAAGAATACCAAcgtttaatacaatttttcatatactTCTTATAAGCCTCGGCTGGAATCACCTCAGCGCCATCAATgaatttggttttggttttttagttttttagttttttcttatttttgaacACCATTCCTTAGATTGTTGGATAGTTTCGGCGTTGTATTAAGAAACCCCCATCTCATTAACAGTATTGATACGTTTGATGAATATCGGGTTAGTTACATTGTCAAATACTTCTTTTGTGACACTTACTCAACGTTctttttgcaaataattcaGCTCATTTGGTACGATTCCGTCATGGACGCGCTTCACATCCAAAACATTTGCCAAAATGTGTTGACTTGATCCATAATAAATGCTGATAACCTCGTTATCTCTATGTTGTTAACACGACGATTTTCAATCACTATTTCTTTAACTTCTTCCACGTTAttgtcattaacagaggtggatgCACGAATAGCTTAAGAtgagttttcgatgacttcccTACCTTCTCTGCATGGTTTGTGTTACTCAAATACTTGTAGAAGTAGACACCTCAAAACACTTTCCAATGATTCAGTAGTTGGGATTTCATTGGAAATACAATAATTCAAGCAAACTcgttgttcaattttttttgcatggtTAAAATCGCCTCGGTTTACACAAGCAGTTTGAACAAAACAGTTTGTGTTAGAGCTGCAAAACTGTCGATAGTCGGATAAAAGCATcgatagtttaaaaaaatactaccGATAGAACCGATAGCTTTTGCTGCAGAAATCTACTTACTTTTCGCTGGTTTAAACACGTTTTAGAAGAGTGCTTCATCTCTCAATAAttcacttgtttttgtttaaaaataatattctgttaacgttttttactttttagcgCTGCTCCACTATCTGATATCAGCCAACAGCGCTATCAGAGATTTCTGTTAAAGTGGTTTTCTTTAGGCCCAATCGATAATTCTAACCTAAACGCTTGTGAACGTGTGATCGTAAGTTACGTTTACGCATTGGGCTTATGAATAGCACGgtgtatatgtacaatattagtTTCCACGCTAATTCCTTCAATGTATTTGAGTTTTCgcataaacttaaataaacCGTCGATAGTCAGAATAAACTATCGATAGTGGGACAATAAAAAGAAACTATCGATAGTCACATTGATTGTTTTGCAGCTCTatttcgagtcaaatttgatcaaattgTTTCTCTCATTTTCGCAGAAGTTGTGACATTTTATGTAAGCTTTCTCTGCAATAACGCAATAATCTGAGGAACGAAAATCaggcatttatttttagaactgttccaaaaatgcaacaatatGCCATTATAATCACTGCTTCAGAGTGCATAAAACATGCCTTTGAGTTTTTTATAAgtattaagaaatatattatatacatacatatattaaaacagTTAAATTGTATTAACTCCGGAACAATTTTAACGCAAAGCATTGTTGACAATTCTACGTATATTTTAAATCGCTTCATAAGTAGGTTTTTTATTATGCAAtacaatttgttaaaaataaaatatcatcaAACTTAAATACAGGGTTAAGTGCCGTCACTGCATGACTAAAACTCTGCTGCTCGTGGGTTACAAAACACAATCTCagattttcaacaattttattctCATTGCTCGCGGATTATATTTACTCTCTATTGATGTatctttcaattaatttattttcattattcaaACACGGACGGCTTCCGTCAAATAGCTGTGAGATATTCCATAcgctacacatatacatatatacatatgcgctATTTTCTAGCTTATAAAAGATCCATTAAGAGAGCTGGCGATATAGTCACTTCGTGGCGACAAATACTCAGGTTATGTGCCAAAGTCCAATAAATCTCCAAATGGTAaagaaaaggaaatatttttttacattatttattgtcgtcattattcaattatttcgcTATATAACAGTAATATTAGCCGCCATAACCGTTATAAAGCcatatgtttatttaataatttatgatCCTTCAATTGTTTAAGAAACTAAATCTGCACAAACTCCACGCATAAATCAATTATAAATCACTTTTCTGCCGCTCTTCAGCTCTCCAGCTCATTCGCTGCTATTTTCTACATAAAAGGATAACTATTCACGGGCTTATAGCTTATGGCTTATGGCATTTGGCCGGGGATTTATGGGCGCAACAATCAGCGTGAAATAAATCAAATCTCTGATTTGTTTTTCACTTATTGTCTCATAAAGAGATATTACGAATGCGACGACTTGAAGCAATTGAGAATGGCAAGCGCTGGGCTATTAGGCTGGCTCTTTTCGCTTGGGTTGGTAGCAACGGCTGAGGGTTATAAAGCGCGGCTGCCGT from Bactrocera tryoni isolate S06 chromosome 3, CSIRO_BtryS06_freeze2, whole genome shotgun sequence harbors:
- the LOC120772037 gene encoding uncharacterized protein LOC120772037 — translated: MVAALEEKIKVEIDWLKCTLFPKLLENTNFRTDNSIDGATDNVKLIDVQLKFIGAEEAFMLTTCYRAIVKLQQGDKPDKTTTIVVKKTPNIPQDIFDAVQFRALFSNEIVAYNSILPALEKFTGHRFNVPRFYYGDLQNCSAVMVLKDFTADNFRMAKQKVNLSLEHALVALKNLGTFHGTGFALKHKNPAEFKRLTELLREPRFDVTEIHGEWVMIVKFSVERLGISARKYLPHIEESFINRYCKMISEYLLFGRKMVAPVEPLATLCHGDYLRNNIAFKYAEVNGTEQPIDSLMFDMQTVRISSPMLDVATFLSLSTYTAVRENHFDEIFDEYYTSLVKAFKENTKEEQIPEYFSRESLLREYWRFLPYSISIASHFLFQLVEPTEEGSEEMFTRQVTSDEIREDTLHRGGEEPDIEITQQIRNLYDILTKHNIDIFKDFDYV